One genomic region from Rhizomicrobium palustre encodes:
- a CDS encoding PAS domain-containing protein, protein MPDYENWATSPRAITWDESLAFESPLLAQAYQTWAELGAGAIPARSRFTPRAVKAFVGHLTIFEKMADGGYLIRLMGTRIAATLGEMQGKRLEEALPALVATRWSTALTRALDEKKPLRIVTVVSLNDLHFLEAEIFIAPLSDDAGALNMVFTTTVFRAGVAKSTAVADLVGQK, encoded by the coding sequence ATGCCGGACTACGAAAACTGGGCCACGAGCCCCCGGGCGATCACCTGGGACGAAAGCCTCGCCTTTGAATCCCCCCTGCTGGCGCAAGCCTACCAGACCTGGGCGGAACTGGGCGCAGGCGCTATCCCAGCCCGCAGCCGGTTCACGCCCCGTGCGGTGAAGGCCTTTGTGGGCCATCTGACCATTTTCGAAAAGATGGCCGATGGAGGTTATCTCATTCGGCTGATGGGCACACGCATCGCGGCTACTCTCGGCGAGATGCAAGGCAAGCGGCTGGAAGAGGCTCTGCCCGCCCTCGTCGCCACCCGCTGGTCCACGGCCCTCACGCGCGCACTGGACGAGAAAAAACCGCTCCGCATCGTCACCGTCGTCAGTCTCAACGACCTGCATTTCCTGGAGGCGGAGATTTTTATCGCGCCGCTCAGCGATGATGCAGGCGCGCTCAATATGGTGTTCACGACCACGGTGTTCCGCGCCGGGGTCGCCAAATCCACTGCCGTCGCCGATCTGGTGGGCCAGAAATAA
- a CDS encoding substrate-binding domain-containing protein yields MVPRRHLIGFFCDTPMVGSGYLAMLQIGLMAGCRKWDSALLIKSFEFAEKDIPDQVRHVILRNPLDGVVLPEPMCDMEDVLDVLFAAGIPVVRITPHSPNSRTLDICIDNFQAGYDLTTYLIGLGHKRIGFVRGPSDHRDAQVRYDGFCQAMGDAGLPITEAYCPAGNFEFSSGLQSAEKLLSLAEPPSAIFACNDEIAAAVLAVCHSRGINVPEDLSLAGFDDAPIARVVWPPLTTCRQKMELTGYMAVDFLIEPPHSAEMRRRPQQHELVIRKSTSRPKG; encoded by the coding sequence ATGGTGCCGCGTAGACATCTCATCGGATTTTTCTGCGACACCCCGATGGTGGGTTCGGGCTACCTCGCCATGTTGCAGATCGGACTGATGGCTGGTTGCCGCAAATGGGATAGCGCACTTCTGATCAAATCCTTCGAGTTCGCGGAAAAGGATATTCCCGACCAAGTGCGGCACGTGATCTTGCGCAATCCCCTAGACGGCGTCGTCCTGCCCGAGCCGATGTGCGATATGGAAGACGTGCTGGATGTACTTTTTGCAGCGGGCATTCCCGTGGTGCGGATCACACCGCATTCCCCCAACAGCCGCACGCTTGATATTTGCATCGATAATTTTCAGGCGGGATATGACCTCACGACCTATCTGATTGGGCTTGGGCACAAGCGCATCGGTTTCGTCCGGGGTCCGTCCGATCATCGCGACGCACAGGTGCGCTATGACGGCTTCTGTCAGGCAATGGGCGATGCAGGCCTTCCCATTACCGAAGCGTATTGCCCAGCGGGCAATTTCGAATTCAGTTCCGGCCTGCAATCGGCGGAAAAGCTCTTAAGCCTCGCCGAACCGCCCAGCGCGATATTCGCCTGCAATGACGAGATCGCCGCGGCGGTGTTGGCGGTCTGCCATAGCCGCGGCATCAACGTGCCAGAGGACCTTTCGCTGGCGGGCTTCGACGATGCGCCGATTGCCCGCGTGGTCTGGCCACCGCTCACCACCTGTCGCCAGAAGATGGAACTCACTGGCTACATGGCCGTGGACTTCCTCATCGAGCCGCCTCATAGCGCCGAGATGCGCCGCCGCCCGCAGCAGCATGAGCTGGTTATCCGCAAATCGACCAGTCGCCCAAAAGGCTGA
- a CDS encoding PadR family transcriptional regulator → MELRRGSLILAVLGALQAEQYGYTLRKTLEDCGLPVDEGTLYPLLRRLESQGLLESQWREEDKRKKRFYRLSTQGAEIYTRLLAEWKGIGEAIAELNRTT, encoded by the coding sequence ATGGAGCTGCGCCGGGGCAGTTTGATCCTGGCGGTGCTGGGGGCCCTGCAGGCCGAGCAATACGGCTACACCTTACGCAAAACGCTGGAGGACTGCGGCCTGCCGGTGGACGAAGGCACGCTTTACCCGCTGCTGCGCCGTCTGGAGTCGCAAGGCCTGCTCGAAAGCCAATGGCGCGAGGAGGACAAGCGCAAGAAGCGCTTCTACCGCCTCAGCACCCAAGGCGCCGAAATCTACACCCGCCTGTTGGCGGAGTGGAAAGGCATCGGCGAGGCCATCGCCGAACTCAATCGCACCACCTAA
- a CDS encoding AsmA family protein — protein MSKIWRRILIAVGVLAALAVLVLAIPFLVPMDAYRGQIETAGATATGRTMKIEGPVRLTLYPHLGLKAQQVTLANVKGGKASVMVDVGDINLSLQLWPLLHGAIALDKIVLVKPVIALEVDNDGNPNWQFGKKTDKSEKKGTLTLPSGTRFNGIEISDGMVTYDNAKTKTHRAVEHVNLVVGITEIDQPVSLTGDLFIETRKLGFQGRLATLKSFLSSGTTNFALALDSELLKADFNGQMLPDGTTDGRFQMTSPSLRELSGWLGQKLPAGGLGALNLKSRIINKEKVTHLEALKVSLDGQNMTGDLTIDASNTVPVLGGTLNADRLNLTPYLEGGKTRAAPRPNEAWSREPISFALLKEFNGKLAFSTGSLTAQSLHLGRASLHLTVDNGLANIVLDQVSLYGGSGQGDMTIDARGKVPQFLSRSTLHNVELQPLLKDMLQVDAISGVGALTLDLRFAGSSPNAILHSLSGKGSLSAQNGRVKGVDLGRVAKTVSIVLGGDATGDVASTDFHDLGASFVLAQGVMSTNDFRLAGPVVEMTGHGGIDIGNKTIDFRVKPGAHVAGYGLAVPFRISGSWSKLHYAPDVGAIMEGASDSLKNGAAAIGALFGGGQKNGQKPEDKKKNTGNALKDLFGIH, from the coding sequence ATGAGCAAAATATGGCGCCGTATTCTCATCGCCGTGGGGGTGCTTGCCGCTCTCGCCGTGCTCGTCCTGGCGATTCCCTTCCTGGTGCCGATGGATGCCTATCGCGGCCAGATCGAGACCGCAGGCGCCACTGCCACCGGGCGAACGATGAAGATCGAGGGGCCTGTCCGGCTCACCCTCTATCCCCATCTGGGGCTCAAGGCTCAGCAGGTCACGCTCGCCAATGTGAAGGGCGGCAAGGCCTCGGTGATGGTGGATGTCGGCGATATCAACCTGTCGCTGCAACTCTGGCCGCTGCTGCATGGCGCCATCGCCCTCGACAAGATCGTGCTAGTCAAACCGGTGATTGCCCTCGAGGTCGATAACGACGGCAACCCCAATTGGCAGTTCGGCAAAAAGACCGACAAAAGCGAAAAGAAGGGCACGCTCACCCTGCCCTCGGGCACACGCTTCAACGGTATCGAGATCAGCGATGGCATGGTCACCTATGACAATGCCAAAACCAAAACCCACCGCGCGGTCGAGCATGTCAATCTCGTGGTCGGCATCACCGAGATCGACCAGCCGGTTTCCTTGACCGGCGATCTTTTCATCGAGACGCGCAAGCTCGGTTTCCAGGGGCGGCTCGCCACGCTGAAAAGCTTCCTCTCCTCGGGCACCACGAATTTTGCCTTGGCGCTCGACTCCGAGCTTTTGAAAGCTGATTTCAATGGCCAGATGCTGCCCGATGGCACCACGGATGGGCGCTTCCAAATGACGAGCCCCTCCTTGCGCGAGCTTTCTGGATGGCTGGGCCAGAAGCTTCCGGCAGGCGGGCTTGGCGCACTGAACCTCAAGAGCCGGATCATCAATAAGGAAAAGGTCACCCATCTCGAGGCGCTGAAAGTGAGTCTCGACGGGCAGAACATGACCGGCGACCTCACCATCGATGCAAGCAACACGGTGCCGGTGTTGGGCGGTACGCTAAATGCAGATCGCTTGAATCTGACGCCCTATCTGGAAGGCGGAAAGACGCGGGCCGCGCCGCGCCCCAATGAAGCCTGGAGCCGGGAACCAATCAGCTTTGCCTTGTTGAAGGAGTTCAATGGCAAGCTCGCCTTCTCGACGGGGTCGTTGACGGCGCAGAGCCTGCACCTCGGCCGTGCCAGCCTCCATCTCACGGTCGATAATGGCTTGGCCAATATCGTGCTGGATCAGGTCTCGCTCTATGGCGGCTCGGGCCAAGGCGATATGACGATTGATGCGCGCGGAAAGGTGCCGCAATTTTTGAGCCGCAGCACCTTGCACAATGTCGAGCTGCAGCCGCTCTTGAAGGACATGCTGCAAGTCGATGCCATCAGCGGCGTCGGCGCCTTGACGCTGGACCTGCGTTTCGCGGGAAGCTCGCCCAACGCGATCCTGCATAGCCTTTCCGGCAAAGGCAGCCTCTCGGCGCAGAATGGGCGCGTCAAAGGTGTCGATCTCGGGCGTGTCGCCAAGACGGTTTCCATCGTTCTGGGCGGCGATGCGACAGGTGATGTCGCCAGCACCGATTTTCATGATCTCGGCGCGAGCTTTGTTCTGGCCCAAGGCGTGATGTCCACTAACGACTTCCGGCTCGCAGGCCCCGTGGTCGAGATGACGGGTCACGGCGGCATCGATATCGGCAATAAGACCATCGATTTCCGCGTTAAGCCGGGCGCGCATGTAGCAGGTTATGGGCTCGCGGTGCCCTTCCGTATCAGCGGAAGCTGGTCCAAACTGCACTACGCACCCGATGTGGGGGCAATTATGGAAGGTGCGTCAGATAGCCTGAAAAATGGGGCTGCGGCGATTGGAGCACTCTTCGGCGGCGGTCAAAAAAACGGCCAAAAGCCGGAGGACAAGAAGAAAAACACTGGAAACGCGTTGAAAGACCTGTTCGGCATACATTGA
- a CDS encoding extracellular solute-binding protein, which produces MMKTWRVVAASAAGFVVLASVFGYLFMTRPKPELRVATWPGSYGHAQASAQLVPFGNASGTNVLLAIYDGGTSDLARQVASKQYKWDVIDFEYPDVVSACAQGLLEPINADDLPAGANGRPARLDFVPGAIGPCWVASVVYSQVIAYTPTVAQPQKAADFFDVAHFPGKRALSATSGKYALELALLADGVAPKDVYPTLATPSGLKRAIAKLQSLKGDLVWYKGAADAAAMLSDGRAAMALMPNWAVFDADNSPDAHGKLAILWDRQLYEMEAFGIPKGSPKTKAANDFLRFATRSENLGRMASWIPYGPARRSGLAFVVTNPDLKIAMQPYLPTAHMDTAFAVDAGWWRSHGSEVAAAWQGFAAP; this is translated from the coding sequence ATGATGAAGACATGGAGAGTGGTGGCGGCGAGCGCTGCCGGATTCGTCGTCCTTGCGAGTGTGTTCGGATATCTCTTCATGACGCGGCCCAAGCCCGAATTGCGGGTTGCGACCTGGCCGGGCAGCTATGGTCATGCGCAGGCGAGCGCGCAGCTCGTCCCCTTCGGCAATGCCAGCGGCACCAATGTGCTGCTCGCCATCTATGACGGCGGCACCAGCGATCTCGCCCGCCAAGTCGCCTCCAAACAGTACAAATGGGATGTTATTGATTTCGAATATCCCGACGTGGTTTCGGCCTGCGCGCAAGGCCTGCTCGAGCCCATTAATGCGGACGATCTGCCCGCGGGCGCCAATGGCCGCCCGGCCCGGCTCGATTTCGTGCCCGGCGCCATCGGGCCATGCTGGGTGGCGAGCGTGGTCTATTCCCAGGTGATCGCCTATACGCCCACCGTGGCCCAGCCTCAGAAAGCCGCGGATTTCTTTGACGTAGCGCATTTTCCCGGCAAGCGCGCCCTTTCGGCGACGAGCGGCAAATACGCACTCGAGCTTGCGCTGCTCGCCGATGGCGTCGCACCCAAGGATGTCTACCCCACGCTGGCGACGCCAAGCGGCTTAAAGCGCGCCATTGCCAAGCTGCAGAGCCTGAAAGGTGATCTTGTCTGGTACAAAGGCGCAGCGGATGCCGCCGCGATGCTCTCGGACGGGCGCGCAGCCATGGCGCTGATGCCCAACTGGGCGGTGTTCGACGCCGACAATTCCCCCGACGCGCATGGCAAGCTCGCCATTCTCTGGGATCGACAGCTCTATGAAATGGAAGCTTTCGGCATTCCGAAGGGGAGCCCCAAGACGAAGGCGGCGAATGACTTCCTACGCTTTGCTACGCGCTCGGAAAATCTCGGCCGCATGGCGAGCTGGATTCCCTATGGCCCCGCTCGCCGCAGCGGATTGGCCTTTGTGGTGACCAATCCGGACCTCAAAATCGCGATGCAGCCCTACCTGCCGACCGCGCACATGGACACCGCCTTCGCCGTCGATGCGGGGTGGTGGCGGAGCCATGGCAGCGAGGTCGCTGCTGCCTGGCAGGGTTTCGCCGCGCCGTAG